From Thermoflavifilum aggregans, a single genomic window includes:
- a CDS encoding CRTAC1 family protein — protein MSKNQKIEKWAVTFIFICLLAFSALSSKRGFLYHEKEIFQKQDALKKFGFYLEPINQQAGIDFRHLAPELDPKLKHIEPQIASMGASVSVVDFDQDGWDDLYFTNSRQGSQNALYRNLHNGKFENVAAQVGLADLNDSATGVSMGAVWGDYDNDGYPDVLIYKWGKPELFHNDHGKRFVNVTDSSGLPAWVNANCAIWFDFNNDGLLDLFIGGYYSEKLNLFHTATTKVMPESFRYANNGGRKYLLENMGNGKFKDVTEQYGLNSTRWVLAAGAADLNGDGYPDLFIADDYNVNELYINDHGKRFIEVGHQSGIGNIPKSGMCVAFGDINNTGKIGIYNTTITEKGILVQSNNYWQPTDESTNNNYPSYVNLAQLAGIDNAGWSYGAQFGDLNNDGYQDLYVANGFISAKKGTSYWYDYSKVTSGNKAIIEDARNWPDMKGKSQSGYEHDKVWLNMGDGTFKDISDMIMPNVTYDGRSVAMTDLWNRGVLDVIIANQNNIPLVLKNELKNHNHWIEFNLHGTVSNADAVGAEVTLEWNGMKQIQVVTAGIGFSSQNGHRIHFGLGSSTQVDKVIIRWPSGKVTTLIHPRVDMLHQVVEGK, from the coding sequence ATGTCAAAAAATCAAAAAATTGAAAAATGGGCTGTTACGTTCATCTTTATTTGCTTGCTGGCCTTTAGTGCCTTGTCTTCAAAAAGAGGTTTTTTGTATCATGAAAAAGAAATTTTTCAAAAGCAGGATGCTTTAAAAAAATTCGGTTTTTATCTGGAGCCGATAAATCAACAGGCAGGTATTGATTTCCGCCATCTTGCACCTGAACTCGATCCGAAGCTAAAACATATTGAACCTCAGATTGCATCTATGGGAGCATCTGTGTCAGTTGTGGATTTTGATCAGGATGGATGGGATGATCTATATTTCACCAACAGCCGGCAAGGCAGTCAGAATGCATTGTATCGCAATCTGCATAACGGAAAATTTGAAAATGTGGCGGCGCAGGTTGGGCTGGCAGATCTAAATGATTCAGCAACAGGAGTTTCCATGGGAGCCGTGTGGGGTGATTATGATAATGATGGATATCCCGATGTATTGATTTATAAATGGGGAAAGCCGGAATTATTTCATAATGATCACGGAAAACGTTTTGTGAATGTTACAGATAGCAGTGGATTACCTGCATGGGTCAATGCCAATTGCGCTATCTGGTTTGATTTCAATAACGATGGTTTGCTGGATTTATTTATTGGCGGATATTATAGTGAGAAACTCAACTTATTTCATACTGCCACGACTAAAGTAATGCCGGAAAGCTTTCGTTATGCCAATAACGGAGGAAGAAAATATCTGCTGGAGAATATGGGAAATGGGAAATTCAAGGATGTAACAGAACAATATGGACTTAATTCAACACGATGGGTGCTGGCAGCTGGTGCAGCCGACCTAAACGGTGACGGATATCCCGACTTATTTATAGCCGATGATTATAATGTAAATGAATTATATATCAACGATCATGGTAAAAGATTCATTGAGGTGGGACATCAGTCAGGAATCGGAAATATTCCCAAAAGCGGGATGTGCGTAGCCTTCGGAGATATTAACAATACCGGGAAAATAGGCATTTACAATACCACTATCACAGAGAAAGGTATTCTTGTTCAAAGCAATAATTACTGGCAACCGACTGATGAATCAACAAACAATAATTATCCTAGTTATGTAAATCTTGCACAACTTGCGGGTATTGATAATGCCGGATGGAGTTATGGTGCCCAGTTTGGCGATCTCAATAATGATGGCTATCAGGATTTATATGTAGCAAACGGATTTATTTCTGCCAAAAAAGGAACCTCCTATTGGTATGATTATTCAAAAGTTACCAGTGGTAATAAGGCAATTATTGAGGATGCACGCAACTGGCCTGATATGAAAGGCAAAAGCCAGTCGGGTTATGAACATGATAAAGTCTGGCTGAACATGGGCGATGGAACTTTTAAAGATATATCAGACATGATTATGCCCAACGTAACCTACGACGGGCGATCCGTTGCTATGACTGATTTGTGGAACAGAGGGGTGCTGGATGTGATTATAGCAAACCAGAATAATATACCTTTGGTTTTAAAAAATGAGCTGAAGAATCATAATCATTGGATTGAGTTTAATCTGCATGGTACGGTGAGCAATGCAGATGCGGTTGGTGCAGAGGTGACACTGGAATGGAATGGTATGAAGCAAATTCAAGTTGTCACAGCTGGTATTGGTTTTTCTTCACAAAACGGACATCGCATTCATTTTGGTCTGGGTAGTTCCACTCAGGTTGACAAAGTAATTATTCGCTGGCCTTCGGGAAAGGTGACAACACTGATTCATCCCCGGGTAGATATGTTGCATCAGGTAGTGGAAGGTAAATAA
- a CDS encoding RnfABCDGE type electron transport complex subunit D, whose amino-acid sequence MAWLTLNKKGYFQYVPPLFITLLLTIGQISFGMLDSYVNLIAAIATAVITEWVLSRWVFKIRKSLSSAYISGISVGILIRSAFLWPYVIASMLSIMSKYVLRYKDRHLWNPSNFGVSWMLFMAPADVAGLSIQWGSSWLPLVVIWMLGLVIVYQAKRLHVTLTYVISFIILAYVRSLIVGDTFWAEVSPLTGPMYQLFVFFMITDPATNVSTRRGQILVAVLVACVEFFLRLNSFIYAPFYALFIVGPIARFIDLKIHQPKPVAQIAIAR is encoded by the coding sequence ATGGCTTGGTTAACTCTAAATAAAAAAGGCTACTTTCAGTATGTTCCACCTCTTTTCATCACATTGCTTCTTACCATCGGGCAGATCAGCTTTGGCATGCTAGATAGTTATGTCAATCTCATTGCTGCTATTGCAACAGCTGTGATCACAGAATGGGTTCTTTCAAGATGGGTATTTAAAATTCGAAAGAGCCTCTCAAGTGCATATATTTCAGGTATCAGCGTTGGAATATTGATTCGGTCTGCATTTCTTTGGCCGTATGTGATTGCTTCCATGCTTTCAATCATGTCAAAATATGTATTGCGATACAAAGATCGTCATTTGTGGAATCCATCTAATTTTGGTGTATCCTGGATGCTGTTTATGGCACCGGCTGATGTTGCCGGACTCAGTATTCAATGGGGTAGCAGCTGGCTTCCTCTGGTTGTAATCTGGATGCTGGGCTTGGTAATTGTGTATCAGGCTAAACGCTTGCATGTGACGCTCACTTATGTAATCAGTTTTATTATATTAGCTTATGTACGTAGCCTCATTGTGGGTGATACTTTCTGGGCTGAAGTTTCTCCTCTTACCGGACCCATGTATCAGTTGTTTGTATTTTTTATGATTACGGATCCGGCCACCAACGTATCAACACGTAGGGGGCAGATACTGGTCGCTGTGCTCGTTGCATGCGTAGAGTTTTTCCTCAGGCTGAACAGTTTTATTTATGCACCGTTTTATGCCTTGTTTATTGTAGGTCCTATAGCCCGGTTTATTGATCTGAAAATCCATCAACCAAAACCGGTTGCACAAATTGCAATTGCTAGATGA